From a single Thermus hydrothermalis genomic region:
- a CDS encoding metal ABC transporter ATP-binding protein: protein MWALEVEDLSVRLGEFWALEGVSLKVPEGAFVAIVGPNGAGKSTLLKALLGLVPFRGRVRVLGRSLAEADPRWFGYVPQIKAFDRTFPALAVELVATGLLGRWPFRLSPSVRAEALRALERVGAEGLAERPLGRLSGGQLQRVYLARAFVRRPRLLLLDEPATGVDRAGEVDLYRYLEAYQQESGATVLMVTHDWEAAHHASHVLVLNRRVVGFGPPERALSEECLRQAFGHLGHAHGLYWGGSGA, encoded by the coding sequence GTGTGGGCCCTGGAGGTGGAGGACCTTTCCGTGCGCCTGGGGGAGTTCTGGGCCCTAGAGGGGGTTTCCCTTAAGGTGCCGGAAGGGGCCTTTGTGGCCATCGTGGGCCCCAACGGGGCGGGGAAGAGCACGCTCCTAAAGGCCCTTTTGGGCCTCGTGCCCTTCCGGGGGCGGGTGCGGGTCCTGGGCCGCTCCCTAGCCGAGGCCGATCCCCGCTGGTTTGGCTACGTGCCCCAGATCAAGGCCTTTGACCGCACCTTTCCCGCTTTGGCGGTGGAGCTGGTGGCCACGGGGCTTCTTGGGCGCTGGCCCTTCCGCTTGAGCCCTAGCGTGCGGGCGGAGGCCCTTCGCGCCCTGGAGCGGGTGGGGGCGGAAGGCCTAGCGGAAAGGCCCTTGGGAAGGCTTTCCGGCGGGCAACTCCAGCGGGTCTACCTGGCCCGGGCCTTCGTCCGTAGGCCCAGGCTTCTCCTCCTGGACGAGCCCGCCACGGGGGTGGACCGGGCGGGGGAGGTGGACCTGTACCGCTACCTCGAGGCCTACCAGCAGGAAAGCGGGGCCACGGTGCTCATGGTCACCCACGACTGGGAGGCGGCCCACCACGCCAGCCACGTCCTGGTGCTGAACCGCAGGGTGGTGGGCTTCGGTCCGCCCGAACGGGCCCTGAGCGAGGAGTGCCTGCGCCAGGCCTTCGGCCACCTGGGCCACGCCCACGGCCTCTATTGGGGAGGAAGCGGTGCTTGA
- a CDS encoding ABC transporter ATP-binding protein yields MSLNPTRPEDLGPILLLVNNIEVVYHDIIQVLRGVSLKVPEGRITALLGPNGAGKTTTLRAISGLLIPEDGEVVRGEILYQGKPIHGLPPEEIVRLGIVQVLEGRRVFKHLTVEENLRVGTLTRKGARLKEELERIYHYFPRLADLRHRLAGYCSGGEQQMIAIGRALLAKPRLLLLDEPSLGLAPLLVREIFDIVARVNAEEGVTVLVVEQNARMALSIAHYGYIMETGRIVLEGDRDYLLENPDVQEFYLGVAKGGGRKSFKEVKAYKRRKRFM; encoded by the coding sequence ATGAGCCTGAACCCCACGCGTCCAGAGGACCTCGGCCCCATCCTCCTTCTGGTCAACAACATTGAGGTGGTCTACCACGACATCATCCAGGTGCTAAGGGGGGTTTCCCTGAAGGTGCCGGAGGGCAGGATCACCGCCCTCCTAGGCCCCAACGGGGCGGGGAAGACCACCACCCTCCGGGCCATCTCCGGCCTTCTCATCCCGGAGGACGGGGAGGTGGTGCGGGGGGAGATCCTCTACCAGGGGAAACCCATCCACGGCCTTCCCCCGGAGGAGATCGTGCGGCTTGGCATCGTCCAGGTCCTGGAGGGGCGCCGGGTCTTCAAGCACCTCACGGTGGAGGAGAACCTAAGGGTGGGGACCCTAACCCGGAAGGGCGCACGGCTAAAGGAGGAGCTGGAACGCATCTACCACTACTTCCCCCGCCTCGCCGATCTCCGCCACCGCTTGGCCGGCTACTGCTCCGGGGGCGAGCAGCAGATGATCGCCATCGGGCGCGCCCTTCTGGCGAAGCCCAGGCTTCTCCTCTTGGACGAGCCCTCCTTGGGGCTTGCGCCCCTTTTGGTGCGGGAGATCTTTGACATCGTGGCCCGGGTGAACGCCGAGGAGGGGGTGACGGTCCTCGTGGTGGAGCAAAACGCCCGCATGGCCCTTTCCATCGCCCACTACGGCTACATCATGGAAACGGGGCGGATCGTCTTGGAGGGGGATCGGGACTACCTCTTGGAAAACCCGGACGTGCAGGAGTTCTACCTGGGGGTGGCCAAGGGGGGCGGGCGGAAGAGCTTCAAGGAGGTGAAGGCCTACAAGAGGCGCAAGCGCTTCATGTAG
- a CDS encoding ABC transporter substrate-binding protein, giving the protein MRKGLAAVLAALGLAFGQQQVTLFWSGAITGPTSETGAPYGAGIEDYCRHMARAIPGVVLNCVVRDDRYDNATTQRLFEEAVDRFKIPIYLGYSTGAMLQMKALIQELKIPTLPASNHVGLIDPPNGDYYFIPVSTYSEQVVALLEYVAKLKRGAKVALVVHPSPFGRAPVEDARKAAQQLGLQIVDVQEVGAGNLDNTALLRRFEGAGVEFVVHQNVAGPVANILKDTRRLGLSGKMRHLGAVYTGGVDLIALAGEAAEGFLWASPYFTVQDDTPGIRLQKDLVARFGRPAGYVENHNYTAGMLAAAIAIEAMKRAQERFKRITNETVYQAIVGMNGPNAFKPGLAVSTKQGIEVDFTRSERTGAEGLRILEVKGGRFVPITEPFTSALFRKVHYGK; this is encoded by the coding sequence ATGCGCAAGGGTTTGGCGGCGGTTTTGGCGGCGTTGGGCCTGGCCTTTGGCCAACAGCAGGTGACCCTCTTCTGGTCGGGGGCCATCACCGGCCCCACCTCGGAGACGGGGGCCCCCTATGGGGCGGGTATAGAGGACTACTGCCGGCACATGGCTCGGGCCATCCCGGGGGTGGTGCTGAACTGCGTGGTGCGGGACGACCGGTACGATAACGCCACCACGCAACGCCTCTTTGAGGAGGCGGTGGACCGCTTTAAAATCCCCATCTATCTGGGCTACAGCACGGGGGCCATGCTCCAGATGAAAGCCCTCATCCAGGAGCTCAAGATCCCCACCCTGCCCGCTTCCAACCACGTGGGCCTGATTGACCCGCCCAACGGGGATTACTACTTCATCCCGGTTTCCACCTACTCCGAGCAAGTGGTGGCCCTCCTGGAGTACGTGGCCAAGCTGAAGCGGGGGGCCAAGGTGGCCCTGGTGGTTCACCCCTCCCCCTTCGGCCGGGCCCCCGTGGAGGACGCCCGGAAGGCGGCGCAGCAGCTTGGCCTCCAGATCGTGGACGTGCAGGAGGTGGGGGCGGGCAACCTGGACAACACCGCCCTCCTCCGGCGCTTTGAGGGGGCGGGGGTGGAGTTCGTGGTCCACCAGAACGTGGCGGGGCCGGTGGCCAACATCCTGAAGGACACCCGGAGGCTTGGCCTTTCCGGCAAGATGCGCCACCTGGGGGCGGTGTACACGGGCGGGGTGGACCTCATCGCCCTGGCGGGGGAGGCGGCGGAGGGCTTCCTCTGGGCGAGCCCCTACTTCACCGTCCAGGACGACACCCCGGGCATCCGCTTGCAAAAGGACCTGGTGGCCCGCTTCGGCCGGCCGGCGGGCTACGTGGAGAACCACAACTACACCGCGGGGATGCTGGCGGCGGCCATCGCCATTGAGGCCATGAAGCGGGCCCAGGAGCGCTTCAAGCGCATCACCAACGAGACGGTCTACCAGGCCATCGTGGGCATGAACGGGCCCAACGCCTTCAAGCCGGGGCTTGCCGTGTCCACCAAGCAGGGCATTGAAGTGGACTTCACCAGGAGCGAGCGCACGGGGGCGGAGGGGTTGCGCATCCTCGAGGTCAAGGGCGGGCGCTTCGTGCCCATCACCGAACCCTTCACCTCGGCCCTCTTCCGCAAGGTGCACTACGGCAAATAG